A single window of Thalassomonas viridans DNA harbors:
- a CDS encoding formate dehydrogenase beta subunit: MSVKIYIPCDTTALAMGADEVTRAVEFQSGQAGLSVKIIRNGSRGLFYLEPLVEVATAKGRVAFGPMEVEDVPALIESLTAYEEGKGSEEQAFTNHPLYLGLTEEIPYLAKQQRLTFARAGIIDPFSIEDYQTHGGFEGLNRALALIDSGGPQGIVDEVKTSGLRGRGGAAFPTGIKWQTVLDTPAEQKYIVCNADEGDSGTFADRLLMEADPFTLIEGMIIAGLAVGANQGYIYLRSEYPQADKILNQAINTAYAQGYLGENIQGSGQHFDLEVRLGAGAYICGEETSLLESLEGKRGLVRAKPPLPAIEGLFGLPTIVNNVISLASIPVILAKGGEYYRDYGMGRSRGTLPVQLAGNIKQGGLVELAFGATLHNLVFDFGGGTFSGKPAKAIQVGGPLGAYLPEEQWQTPLDYEAFAANNAVLGHGGVVVFDASVDMAKQARFAMEFCKIESCGKCTPCRIGSVRGVEVIDKIIGHDNQEQNLELLEDLCDTMELGSLCAMGGMTPYPVRSVMKHFPDDLTKASQSKAQREQEL; the protein is encoded by the coding sequence ATGTCAGTTAAGATTTATATCCCCTGCGATACTACGGCCCTGGCCATGGGCGCAGACGAGGTTACCAGGGCGGTTGAGTTTCAAAGCGGGCAAGCCGGGCTTTCGGTTAAGATTATCCGTAACGGTTCCCGCGGTTTATTTTACCTGGAACCTCTGGTTGAAGTGGCGACAGCAAAAGGGCGTGTAGCCTTTGGCCCGATGGAGGTTGAAGATGTTCCCGCTTTAATCGAGTCTCTGACGGCGTATGAAGAAGGCAAAGGCTCAGAAGAACAAGCCTTTACCAACCATCCTTTATACCTGGGGCTAACCGAAGAAATCCCCTATCTGGCCAAACAGCAAAGGCTCACTTTTGCCCGCGCCGGGATTATCGACCCCTTCAGTATTGAAGATTATCAGACACACGGCGGCTTTGAAGGGCTGAACCGGGCTTTAGCATTAATCGACTCAGGTGGCCCGCAGGGCATAGTTGATGAAGTCAAAACTTCAGGTTTGCGTGGCCGTGGCGGCGCGGCTTTTCCTACCGGCATAAAGTGGCAAACCGTGCTCGATACGCCCGCAGAGCAAAAGTATATTGTTTGTAATGCCGACGAAGGGGACTCCGGTACTTTTGCCGATCGCCTGTTGATGGAAGCCGACCCCTTTACTTTGATAGAAGGCATGATCATCGCCGGATTGGCCGTGGGAGCAAACCAGGGCTATATCTATCTGCGCTCCGAATACCCCCAGGCGGACAAGATTCTCAACCAAGCGATTAACACGGCTTACGCCCAAGGCTACCTGGGCGAAAACATTCAGGGCAGCGGCCAGCATTTTGACTTGGAGGTCAGGTTAGGGGCCGGTGCCTATATTTGCGGTGAAGAAACTTCCCTGCTGGAAAGCCTGGAAGGCAAGCGCGGGCTGGTACGTGCCAAACCGCCGCTGCCGGCGATTGAAGGTTTATTCGGCCTGCCAACTATAGTGAATAACGTGATTTCCCTGGCGTCAATCCCTGTAATCCTCGCTAAGGGAGGCGAATATTACCGGGATTATGGTATGGGCCGTTCCCGTGGTACTTTGCCGGTGCAGCTGGCCGGTAATATCAAACAAGGCGGCTTGGTGGAGCTGGCTTTTGGTGCAACTCTGCATAACCTGGTGTTTGATTTTGGCGGCGGTACTTTTAGCGGTAAACCGGCCAAGGCAATTCAGGTGGGGGGACCGCTCGGTGCTTATTTACCGGAAGAACAGTGGCAGACGCCGCTCGATTACGAAGCCTTTGCTGCTAACAATGCCGTGCTCGGCCACGGTGGCGTGGTGGTGTTTGATGCCAGCGTCGATATGGCCAAGCAGGCGCGTTTTGCCATGGAGTTCTGTAAGATTGAATCCTGCGGTAAATGTACGCCGTGCCGTATCGGTTCGGTGCGCGGGGTGGAAGTGATCGATAAGATCATCGGTCATGATAACCAGGAGCAAAATCTGGAACTACTGGAAGATTTATGCGACACCATGGAGCTGGGATCCCTATGCGCCATGGGCGGTATGACGCCGTATCCTGTCAGGAGCGTGATGAAGCATTTTCCGGATGATTTGACTAAAGCCAGCCAGAGTAAAGCACAACGGGAGCAAGAGTTATGA
- a CDS encoding formate dehydrogenase subunit gamma — MTKLSEQQYQVVANSIADKKALPGALLPILHDIQDQLGHIPKAAIDIIAGGLNQTSAEIYGVISFYHHFRLDKPGNHLVEICRAEACQAMGSEALEQEIKSKLGIDYHQTTKDNNVSLEPVYCLGNCACGPSVKVGERVYGRMTGDKFERLMEKLSTYVVELGQGDSHEQGDSHVS, encoded by the coding sequence ATGACGAAACTAAGCGAACAGCAATATCAGGTGGTGGCAAACTCCATTGCCGACAAAAAGGCCCTGCCGGGGGCCCTGTTGCCGATATTGCATGATATTCAGGATCAGCTGGGTCATATCCCCAAAGCGGCGATTGACATTATTGCCGGTGGTTTAAACCAGACCTCCGCAGAAATTTACGGCGTCATCAGTTTTTATCATCATTTCCGCCTGGACAAACCCGGCAACCACCTGGTGGAAATCTGCCGGGCGGAAGCCTGTCAGGCCATGGGTTCAGAGGCTTTAGAGCAGGAAATCAAAAGCAAGCTGGGCATAGATTACCACCAGACTACCAAAGATAATAACGTCAGCTTAGAGCCGGTTTATTGCCTGGGCAATTGCGCCTGCGGCCCTTCGGTTAAAGTTGGTGAACGTGTTTATGGCCGTATGACAGGCGATAAATTTGAGCGGTTGATGGAGAAGCTGTCCACCTATGTGGTAGAGCTTGGACAGGGAGACAGCCATGAGCAGGGAGACAGCCATGTCAGTTAA
- a CDS encoding formimidoylglutamate deiminase: MKIYAEQVLLADGWAQDKTLVIENGIISAIESGCLEGAERVSGPVIPGMVNCHSHAFQRAFAGFSEQGSEGKDSFWTWRNIMYKFLGQLTAENAEVIATQLYIEMLKMGYTRVAEFHYLHHDIDGGIYPELAQMAKAIFNSSQSSGIGLTMLPVLYCFSGFGPLAPNEGQKRFINSVEQFNQLVSDCFGLSEQYANTNVGIAPHSLRAVDKPALQQAVAHVRSLDSKAPVHIHIAEQQKEVNDCLAHYGQRPVQWLLENMELDQQWCLIHATHIDEQERKGIIASKAIAGICPTTEANLGDGIFPTTEFLAEQGTFAIGSDSHISVNPIEELRWLEYAQRLIKQQRAILADEQQPSTGLNLWQRAAKGGAQSTNSNTGELAVGKQADLLVLDSQDTRLFANSAHNILDSLVFASQQNPVRDVMVNGQWRVQNRRHENEQAAADAFAGLLANLSD, translated from the coding sequence ATGAAAATTTATGCGGAACAAGTCCTGCTGGCAGACGGCTGGGCGCAGGATAAAACCCTGGTTATCGAAAACGGCATTATCAGCGCCATCGAATCCGGTTGTCTTGAAGGAGCGGAGCGCGTTAGCGGCCCTGTGATCCCGGGCATGGTCAATTGTCACTCCCATGCGTTCCAGCGCGCCTTTGCCGGATTCAGCGAGCAGGGCAGCGAAGGCAAAGACAGCTTCTGGACCTGGCGTAATATCATGTACAAATTCCTCGGCCAGCTGACGGCGGAAAATGCCGAGGTGATCGCTACCCAGCTTTATATTGAAATGCTGAAAATGGGTTATACCCGGGTGGCGGAATTTCATTACCTGCACCATGATATCGACGGCGGTATCTATCCCGAACTGGCGCAAATGGCTAAGGCCATTTTTAACTCGTCGCAAAGCTCAGGTATCGGCCTGACCATGCTGCCGGTATTGTATTGTTTCAGCGGTTTTGGCCCGCTGGCCCCGAACGAAGGGCAAAAGCGTTTTATCAATTCTGTTGAGCAGTTTAATCAGTTAGTAAGTGACTGCTTCGGCTTAAGTGAACAATATGCCAACACCAATGTCGGTATTGCTCCGCATTCGCTAAGGGCGGTAGATAAGCCGGCGTTGCAGCAGGCGGTGGCCCATGTGCGCAGCCTGGACAGCAAAGCGCCGGTACATATCCATATTGCCGAGCAGCAAAAAGAAGTGAACGACTGTCTGGCCCATTACGGCCAGCGACCGGTACAGTGGCTGTTGGAGAATATGGAGCTGGACCAGCAATGGTGCCTGATCCACGCCACCCATATCGACGAGCAGGAACGCAAGGGCATTATCGCCAGCAAGGCCATTGCCGGTATTTGTCCTACCACGGAAGCCAACCTGGGGGACGGTATTTTCCCGACCACGGAATTTTTGGCGGAGCAGGGCACCTTTGCCATAGGCTCAGACAGCCATATTTCGGTAAACCCGATTGAAGAGTTGCGCTGGCTTGAATACGCCCAGCGGTTGATCAAGCAGCAAAGGGCGATTCTCGCGGATGAGCAGCAGCCTTCCACCGGTTTGAACTTATGGCAGCGGGCGGCAAAAGGCGGCGCCCAGAGTACCAACAGCAATACCGGCGAACTGGCGGTAGGCAAGCAGGCGGATTTATTGGTGTTAGATTCACAAGATACTCGACTTTTTGCCAATTCGGCGCACAATATTCTAGATAGCCTGGTTTTTGCCAGCCAGCAGAACCCGGTCAGGGACGTGATGGTTAACGGCCAGTGGCGGGTACAAAACCGCCGCCATGAAAACGAGCAAGCGGCGGCAGACGCCTTTGCCGGTTTGTTGGCGAACCTGTCCGATTAA
- the hutG gene encoding N-formylglutamate deformylase has product MSSTYTLIKGSVPLLISMPHNGEKIPQDIAETMVPSALKVPDTDWHKDKLYDFAKAMGAYIIMPEYNRYVIDLNRDPNGVDLYPGANSTELCPTTAFDLSPLYLDGKTPAEHEVQRRIKTYWQPYHQALTDTLAEIKAEFGKAVLLEAHSILSHVPRFFEGQLPDFNFGSANGASCAPELMDKVQSLDYAPYSMVSNGRFKGGFITRHFGQPQQNIHALQLELSQRTYMNEPSPEYNETLAAEVKPKLQALVTALIEFAQQPEQEK; this is encoded by the coding sequence ATGTCATCCACTTATACCTTGATAAAAGGCAGCGTGCCTTTGTTGATCAGCATGCCTCACAACGGTGAAAAAATTCCACAGGATATTGCCGAAACTATGGTGCCGTCGGCGCTTAAGGTGCCAGATACCGACTGGCATAAGGATAAGTTGTATGATTTTGCCAAAGCCATGGGCGCCTATATCATCATGCCGGAATATAACCGTTACGTGATCGACCTGAACCGCGATCCCAACGGTGTCGATCTTTATCCGGGCGCCAACAGCACCGAGCTGTGCCCGACCACGGCCTTTGATTTATCCCCTTTGTATCTTGACGGCAAAACGCCGGCTGAACACGAAGTGCAAAGACGCATCAAAACCTACTGGCAGCCTTATCACCAGGCGTTAACCGACACCCTGGCAGAAATTAAAGCGGAATTTGGCAAGGCGGTATTGCTGGAAGCCCATTCTATCCTGTCCCATGTGCCGCGATTTTTTGAAGGCCAGTTGCCCGACTTTAACTTTGGCAGCGCCAACGGCGCCAGCTGTGCGCCTGAGCTGATGGACAAGGTGCAGTCGCTGGACTATGCCCCTTATTCCATGGTGAGCAACGGCCGTTTTAAAGGCGGTTTTATTACCCGCCATTTTGGTCAGCCGCAGCAGAATATCCATGCCTTGCAGCTGGAATTGTCCCAGCGTACCTATATGAACGAACCCAGCCCGGAATATAATGAAACCCTGGCGGCGGAAGTGAAACCTAAGCTGCAAGCCCTGGTAACCGCTTTGATCGAATTTGCACAGCAGCCGGAACAGGAGAAATAA
- a CDS encoding competence protein CoiA family protein, giving the protein MKFALVDGVREEPSPKVKGVCQFCGKPTMSKCGTKVRWHWAHTHKGLCDPWWDNESQWHRDWKSYWANEYQEIVNFDDTGEKHIADVKLPTGTVIEFQNSPMSQQEL; this is encoded by the coding sequence ATGAAGTTTGCATTAGTTGATGGAGTTAGAGAAGAGCCTTCCCCTAAAGTCAAAGGTGTATGTCAGTTTTGTGGAAAGCCAACAATGTCTAAGTGTGGAACAAAAGTTCGTTGGCATTGGGCGCATACTCACAAAGGTTTATGTGATCCTTGGTGGGACAATGAAAGTCAATGGCATAGAGACTGGAAAAGTTATTGGGCAAACGAGTATCAAGAAATTGTCAACTTTGACGACACTGGCGAAAAACACATTGCAGACGTAAAGTTGCCAACTGGTACAGTAATCGAGTTTCAAAATTCACCCATGTCACAACAGGAACTATAA
- a CDS encoding toll/interleukin-1 receptor domain-containing protein: MSKVFFSYSHRDENMRDELEVHLSMLKRQGLIETWHDRRIDAGSDIDKSIAKSMEDADVILLLVSPYFLASNYCYEIEMERALNRHQAKSATVIPIILEPCDWMDAPFGKLMATPTDGKPISKFSNIHEAFLDVVTSIKRVIKNKNNERPHHENTVTTKQEDTTPTTVKRSSNLRLKKSFSDLDKDNFQKEGFVYMRNYFEESLKELRNRNSFINFSISDSSNECFSVVVYVNGDERSSCTIRIGAMNRFINGITYSNTKNGSENSFNEQLTVDNDGYSLFFKSLGMSYHFTSNKQASELSAEGAAELYWTMLITPLQ, translated from the coding sequence ATGAGTAAAGTATTTTTTTCTTACAGTCATCGTGATGAAAATATGCGGGATGAACTAGAAGTTCATTTATCCATGTTAAAAAGGCAAGGGTTAATCGAAACATGGCATGATCGAAGAATAGATGCTGGCTCTGATATTGATAAAAGTATTGCCAAGAGCATGGAAGATGCTGATGTGATTCTTTTGTTAGTCAGTCCATACTTTTTAGCTTCAAACTACTGTTATGAAATTGAAATGGAAAGGGCCCTAAATCGACATCAAGCTAAATCAGCAACAGTCATTCCTATCATTTTGGAACCTTGCGACTGGATGGATGCTCCTTTTGGTAAGCTAATGGCAACGCCAACTGATGGTAAACCAATTTCAAAATTCTCTAATATTCATGAAGCTTTTCTTGATGTAGTTACATCTATTAAGCGTGTCATAAAAAATAAAAATAACGAAAGGCCGCACCATGAAAATACAGTTACAACTAAACAAGAGGATACAACCCCAACGACTGTAAAAAGAAGCAGTAACCTTCGATTAAAAAAATCTTTCTCCGACTTAGATAAAGACAACTTTCAAAAAGAAGGTTTTGTTTATATGCGTAATTATTTCGAAGAAAGCTTAAAAGAATTAAGAAATAGAAACTCATTCATAAACTTTTCCATATCTGATAGTTCTAATGAATGCTTCTCAGTTGTTGTTTATGTTAATGGTGATGAACGCTCAAGCTGTACCATACGAATTGGTGCCATGAATCGTTTTATAAATGGTATAACGTACTCAAATACTAAAAATGGCTCTGAAAACAGTTTTAATGAACAATTAACTGTAGATAACGATGGATATAGCTTGTTCTTTAAGTCATTAGGTATGAGCTATCACTTTACTTCAAATAAGCAAGCCTCTGAACTATCTGCCGAAGGAGCCGCAGAGCTTTACTGGACTATGCTTATAACCCCACTGCAATAG
- a CDS encoding winged helix-turn-helix domain-containing protein, which translates to MELDHKIKGYRFNNWYLDCATQTLTTPEHEQLTLTPKLYQFLHYFLQHPQQLQSISTLKQNVWLDNTLPDALVYQSVMSLRKMLSVNDTPQVFLTTLSKRGYIWNITPTEVFFEEHQSPLSAIAPYSLFFFIVVLTLALISFLLPKESEKQVIILQQQKMPQQHKEMLTQIAAGLTSNYQRHYYQYLSAELLQQKIRDREFSHQQYLLIALEHPKITALLIHGLTGRIVQIYDDNTLKQMDKLPSLEQIKVTTQALNSEKADDEKAPYQAEIHQSLSRFYSDFMHSQQASVTQLTRIKHSLRNNNSIEKTQKNSALILLDTITLYYQLQPLDSSQVIKQLNRQLLQNSHIPELQESILILLLEHELFPWIRLPLAQKGINRASYWSGLQHWMQADYQQAKKHFLQAVEKQHFPDAMLFLLFTQKLPQQYLVNDKAFTLAHSYQDIPYIAYITGIMLVEKKALPELGKFYSSLFTRQGCDHPATLHLAMLNGQYGNFDWLDSWMMNSPRLSQNYWSDKFNTLLFSALYDDKQQNFLTEISATIRLLEQKQNDADLLDNLYLMQAQIYILQKQYQKGLAILSGLHYFEDHHFYVFSSVKLAAYQALAYLETNEPNKAMALVRKALQKMQLSQQASMPDAFESFYIAVLYGMSGRFDLSERYLISALNEHKAIAYKIKESPFVDFLMINGKPETIINNIETERTRWLNALNDLNSQLKQICI; encoded by the coding sequence TTGGAACTAGACCATAAAATTAAAGGATACAGATTTAATAACTGGTACCTCGATTGTGCGACTCAAACACTAACAACCCCCGAGCACGAGCAACTAACTTTAACGCCTAAACTATATCAGTTTCTGCATTATTTTCTGCAACACCCGCAACAACTACAGTCAATTTCAACATTGAAACAAAACGTATGGTTAGATAATACCTTGCCCGATGCCCTGGTTTATCAATCCGTTATGTCGTTACGTAAAATGCTTAGTGTTAACGACACACCTCAGGTATTTCTCACGACCTTATCAAAACGGGGTTATATCTGGAATATTACCCCTACAGAGGTATTTTTCGAAGAACATCAGTCGCCATTATCTGCTATTGCACCTTATTCTCTTTTTTTCTTTATTGTCGTGCTGACGCTCGCCTTAATCTCTTTTTTGCTGCCAAAAGAGTCCGAAAAACAAGTCATTATTTTGCAACAGCAAAAGATGCCTCAGCAGCATAAGGAAATGCTGACACAGATAGCCGCCGGGCTCACAAGTAATTACCAGCGACATTATTATCAATACCTGAGTGCAGAGCTGTTGCAACAGAAGATCCGTGACCGGGAGTTTAGTCACCAGCAATACCTGCTGATCGCGCTTGAACACCCAAAAATTACCGCACTGCTGATTCATGGTTTAACCGGCCGTATTGTACAGATATACGATGACAACACGCTAAAGCAAATGGATAAGTTACCGTCACTGGAACAAATAAAGGTGACGACTCAAGCCCTTAATAGCGAAAAAGCCGACGATGAAAAAGCACCGTATCAAGCAGAAATACATCAAAGCTTGTCCCGCTTTTATAGTGACTTTATGCACAGCCAACAAGCATCAGTTACGCAGTTAACCCGTATTAAACATTCACTACGTAACAATAACAGCATAGAAAAAACACAGAAAAATTCAGCACTTATTTTATTAGATACCATTACCCTGTATTATCAACTCCAACCCCTTGATAGCAGCCAAGTGATTAAACAACTCAACCGGCAGTTATTGCAAAACAGCCATATACCTGAGCTGCAAGAGTCTATCCTGATCTTGCTATTAGAACATGAGCTGTTTCCCTGGATCCGTTTGCCGCTCGCACAAAAGGGGATAAACAGGGCCAGTTATTGGTCAGGTTTACAACATTGGATGCAGGCCGATTATCAGCAGGCCAAAAAACACTTCCTACAAGCCGTTGAAAAACAACACTTTCCTGATGCGATGCTGTTTTTATTGTTTACGCAGAAGTTACCCCAGCAGTATTTGGTAAACGATAAGGCATTCACCTTAGCGCACAGTTATCAGGATATTCCCTATATTGCCTACATTACCGGGATAATGCTGGTGGAAAAAAAAGCCCTGCCGGAGTTGGGTAAATTTTATTCGTCATTGTTTACCCGTCAGGGTTGTGATCACCCGGCAACACTGCATCTTGCCATGTTAAATGGACAATATGGCAATTTCGACTGGCTCGATAGCTGGATGATGAACAGCCCACGGCTCAGCCAAAACTATTGGTCGGACAAATTTAATACCCTGCTTTTTAGTGCCTTATACGACGATAAACAACAAAATTTTTTAACAGAAATAAGTGCAACCATTCGCCTGCTTGAACAAAAACAAAATGATGCCGATTTGCTCGATAACCTTTATTTAATGCAGGCGCAAATTTACATACTCCAAAAACAATACCAAAAAGGCTTAGCGATACTGTCAGGATTACATTACTTTGAAGATCATCATTTTTACGTTTTTTCTTCGGTGAAACTCGCCGCCTATCAGGCGCTCGCCTATCTTGAAACGAACGAGCCGAACAAAGCCATGGCCCTGGTGAGAAAGGCACTGCAAAAAATGCAGTTATCCCAACAGGCTTCTATGCCCGACGCCTTCGAGAGTTTTTACATCGCGGTATTATATGGTATGTCCGGCAGGTTTGACTTGTCTGAGCGTTACCTGATTTCTGCCTTAAACGAACATAAAGCCATTGCCTATAAAATTAAGGAGAGCCCTTTTGTAGATTTTTTAATGATTAACGGTAAGCCTGAAACCATCATTAATAATATTGAAACCGAGAGAACAAGATGGCTAAATGCATTAAATGATCTCAATAGCCAGCTAAAACAGATTTGTATTTAG
- a CDS encoding GNAT family N-acetyltransferase: MENLVVIREAQKSDHSFIFELSPYLAEVAQLEWHTEAAIQKMQDDYIAEMLAETSQPNATFIAESNNVPLGFIHVRTHKDSISGETCGTIPLLAVSPKSQGLGVGKLLIEHAEKWAKNLGCRLLHLEMFANNKKADSFYKNIGFKPETVHMIKPI; the protein is encoded by the coding sequence ATGGAAAATTTAGTTGTAATCAGAGAAGCACAAAAAAGCGATCACTCGTTTATTTTTGAACTGTCTCCTTACTTAGCAGAGGTTGCTCAGTTGGAGTGGCACACCGAAGCTGCCATTCAAAAAATGCAGGATGATTATATTGCTGAAATGCTAGCTGAAACATCGCAACCTAATGCTACATTTATCGCTGAAAGCAATAATGTTCCGTTGGGCTTTATTCATGTGCGCACGCATAAAGATAGTATTTCAGGCGAAACTTGTGGAACGATACCGCTTCTTGCCGTATCTCCTAAATCACAAGGTTTGGGAGTAGGTAAACTATTAATAGAACACGCTGAAAAGTGGGCTAAAAACTTAGGATGTAGATTGTTACATCTAGAGATGTTCGCCAATAATAAAAAAGCTGATAGCTTCTATAAAAATATAGGGTTTAAACCTGAAACGGTTCATATGATAAAGCCAATATAG
- a CDS encoding helix-turn-helix domain-containing protein, giving the protein MTGDDLRRMRLYCNRTSEEMAKKISVSLSTYEKYEAGLEQPKASHLLVLNLYCRLSLTPLLIHIRELINYYNPYKDFKNDKTNSNRISAKQKHHKPEPEESEHE; this is encoded by the coding sequence ATGACTGGTGATGATTTACGGCGCATGAGACTGTATTGCAACCGTACCAGTGAAGAAATGGCTAAAAAAATTTCTGTTAGCCTCAGCACCTATGAAAAGTACGAGGCCGGCCTGGAACAGCCTAAAGCAAGCCACCTCCTGGTGCTGAATCTTTATTGCCGGCTAAGCCTTACTCCCTTGCTCATACACATTCGTGAGCTAATAAACTACTACAACCCATACAAGGACTTTAAAAATGACAAAACCAACAGTAACCGTATCTCAGCAAAGCAAAAACACCACAAACCTGAGCCGGAAGAATCTGAACATGAATAA
- a CDS encoding helix-turn-helix domain-containing protein: protein MANKPWDERRVKLRELLRELRKQNDNMTQGQLGARVGKPQSFVSKYESGDRKLDYIELIEVCKVFGLNMVEFDALYQQKIKKK from the coding sequence ATGGCCAATAAACCTTGGGACGAAAGAAGGGTAAAATTAAGGGAATTACTCAGAGAGCTTCGAAAGCAAAACGACAACATGACTCAGGGACAATTGGGAGCCCGCGTCGGGAAACCGCAAAGTTTCGTCTCTAAATATGAAAGTGGCGATCGTAAGCTCGATTACATAGAGCTTATTGAGGTTTGTAAGGTTTTTGGTCTAAACATGGTTGAGTTCGACGCCTTATATCAGCAAAAAATAAAGAAAAAATAA
- a CDS encoding peroxiredoxin-like family protein, with the protein MKLIHKLLTAGLALLFTFAVQAAKPIAEEAGLVTPLLNGQQVPAVMATTVEGKQVNLQDVLVGKKTILFFYRGGWCPFCNTQMGQLKQISSRLKGMGFQLIGISTDAPEGLQASIKERDLDYTLLSDFNSKVSQSFGLAFFASQKTTERYVSKMKLTNPLQKNRQGEERLVLPAPAVYVFDAKGLVQFNYVNPNFRVRLDEELLLKAAELVK; encoded by the coding sequence ATGAAACTTATACATAAACTCTTAACCGCCGGTCTGGCTTTGTTGTTTACTTTCGCTGTTCAGGCAGCTAAGCCGATAGCCGAAGAGGCTGGCCTGGTTACGCCGCTGCTTAACGGCCAGCAGGTCCCGGCAGTAATGGCCACTACGGTGGAAGGTAAACAGGTGAACTTGCAGGATGTACTGGTCGGCAAGAAAACCATTCTATTCTTTTACCGCGGCGGTTGGTGCCCGTTTTGTAATACCCAGATGGGGCAGTTAAAACAAATCAGCAGCCGGTTAAAGGGTATGGGCTTCCAGCTGATCGGTATTTCTACCGATGCCCCCGAAGGTTTGCAGGCCAGCATTAAAGAACGCGACCTGGACTACACCCTGCTGTCAGATTTTAATTCCAAAGTCAGCCAAAGTTTCGGGTTGGCATTTTTTGCTTCACAAAAAACCACCGAGCGCTATGTCTCAAAAATGAAGCTTACCAACCCGTTACAAAAAAACCGTCAAGGGGAGGAGCGTTTGGTATTACCTGCGCCCGCCGTTTATGTGTTTGATGCTAAGGGGCTAGTGCAATTTAACTATGTTAACCCTAATTTCAGGGTACGGTTAGACGAAGAGTTGTTATTGAAAGCGGCTGAGCTGGTTAAATAA